The Desmonostoc muscorum LEGE 12446 genome includes a region encoding these proteins:
- a CDS encoding Uma2 family endonuclease, translating to MFGQIDSDLLYPDSDGKPMAENTEQYRWIVLIKENLEILFANNNNVLIVGDLLWYPVRSQLITPTAPDVMVIFGRPKGKRRSYRQWQEDNISPQVVFEILSHSNDTKEMDRKLEFYDTYGVEEYYLYDPESFQLDGWLRQNNHLNKLWQMDGWMSPRLGIKFETGQGELVIYHPDGRKFLNTLELNERAQQAEFLLEQERLRTEQLAAHLRSLGIDPDNLP from the coding sequence ATGTTTGGGCAAATAGACTCTGACCTCCTCTATCCAGACAGCGATGGCAAACCAATGGCAGAAAACACAGAACAGTATCGTTGGATTGTCTTGATCAAGGAGAATTTGGAGATTCTATTTGCGAATAATAATAATGTTTTGATTGTAGGAGATTTGCTTTGGTATCCCGTCCGTTCCCAGTTGATTACGCCAACTGCACCTGATGTCATGGTTATCTTCGGCAGACCAAAAGGCAAACGTCGTTCCTATCGTCAGTGGCAAGAAGACAATATTTCACCCCAAGTAGTCTTTGAGATTCTTTCCCATAGCAACGATACCAAGGAAATGGATCGCAAGCTAGAGTTTTACGATACTTATGGTGTTGAGGAATATTACTTATACGACCCTGAAAGTTTTCAATTAGATGGTTGGTTGCGGCAAAATAACCATTTAAATAAACTATGGCAAATGGATGGTTGGATGAGTCCCCGCTTGGGAATTAAATTTGAAACTGGGCAGGGAGAGTTAGTAATTTACCATCCAGATGGACGAAAATTTTTGAACACCCTGGAACTCAATGAACGCGCACAACAGGCTGAGTTCTTATTGGAACAAGAACGCCTACGCACCGAACAATTGGCAGCACACTTACGTAGTCTTGGCATCGACCCTGACAACCTTCCATGA
- a CDS encoding DUF2795 domain-containing protein, translating into MAKANPVEIQKHLKGVDYPAKRQDLIQHAKKHGADKEIISLLEKVPGDKEFESPTDLNKALGEIT; encoded by the coding sequence ATGGCTAAGGCAAACCCAGTTGAAATCCAAAAACACTTGAAAGGTGTTGACTATCCTGCTAAAAGGCAAGATTTGATTCAACACGCTAAAAAGCACGGAGCAGATAAGGAGATTATCTCTTTGTTAGAGAAAGTGCCAGGAGACAAAGAGTTTGAAAGCCCCACGGATCTGAATAAAGCTTTAGGTGAGATAACGTAA
- a CDS encoding serine hydrolase, with product MIFFNKDEQLENLGLGILDATWAAFPSLARNQIALTWVVYDPPVPVNTGGALTPNAFWNHPVRGFNYRGVERIYPASVVKLFYLVAVNEWLEKGMSQTSKELERALRDMIVDSSNDATSLVVDILSGTTSGPELPAAPFETWKYQRNIVNRYYQSLGWEEMETINVCQKTWGDGPYGRERAFVGELLDNRNMLTTNAIARLLHSIIGGVAVSSARSQAMMALLKRNLQDLPTYFEEDQVTGFLGGGLTKDAQIWSKAGWTSQVRHDAAYIELPNQRPYLLVVFTEGKAQAKNREILPFVSKLVAEAISSL from the coding sequence ATGATTTTTTTTAATAAAGACGAACAACTCGAAAATCTTGGGTTAGGCATTTTAGATGCAACTTGGGCAGCATTTCCCTCCTTAGCCCGCAATCAAATTGCCTTGACTTGGGTTGTTTACGATCCACCTGTGCCGGTAAATACTGGCGGTGCCCTGACTCCCAACGCTTTTTGGAATCACCCAGTTCGGGGTTTTAATTATCGCGGTGTTGAACGGATTTATCCTGCAAGTGTAGTCAAATTATTTTACTTGGTAGCAGTAAATGAATGGCTGGAAAAAGGCATGAGCCAAACTTCTAAGGAGTTGGAGCGAGCCTTGCGGGATATGATTGTAGACTCTAGTAATGATGCTACCAGCTTGGTTGTGGACATTCTCAGTGGCACCACCTCAGGCCCAGAACTACCAGCAGCCCCATTTGAAACCTGGAAATATCAGCGTAATATCGTTAACCGCTATTACCAATCCTTGGGATGGGAAGAAATGGAGACGATTAACGTCTGTCAAAAAACTTGGGGTGATGGTCCCTATGGACGGGAGCGGGCGTTTGTGGGAGAGTTACTGGACAATCGTAATATGTTGACCACAAATGCGATCGCCAGACTACTGCATAGTATTATCGGTGGAGTCGCAGTTTCAAGTGCGCGATCGCAAGCGATGATGGCTTTACTCAAACGCAATCTCCAAGATTTGCCCACTTATTTCGAGGAAGATCAAGTAACAGGTTTTTTGGGCGGTGGACTGACTAAAGATGCCCAAATTTGGTCAAAGGCCGGTTGGACAAGCCAAGTTCGCCATGATGCCGCGTATATTGAGTTACCAAACCAGCGCCCCTACCTTTTAGTAGTATTTACTGAAGGCAAAGCCCAGGCTAAGAATCGTGAAATTTTGCCCTTTGTTTCCAAGTTAGTTGCAGAAGCAATTAGCAGTCTCTAA
- a CDS encoding DUF3775 domain-containing protein — MILLSINKISKVIETAELIYGTRGTAIVNRPETFIDKLSNYLEDFNMTGRCSVNILHKYIDELSQEQKAEIIALMWLGRSLSDQAPEDFPNLVKQVVELIPKNYATNYIIEKPLLAKYLRIGLQKLNICPSISS; from the coding sequence ATGATCTTATTGTCAATTAACAAAATATCGAAAGTTATTGAAACTGCTGAATTAATCTATGGAACAAGGGGAACTGCGATCGTAAATCGACCAGAAACATTTATAGATAAATTGTCTAATTATTTAGAGGATTTCAACATGACAGGAAGATGTTCAGTCAACATACTACATAAATATATTGACGAATTATCCCAGGAACAAAAAGCAGAGATAATAGCCTTAATGTGGCTTGGTCGGTCTCTATCAGATCAAGCACCAGAAGACTTCCCCAATTTGGTGAAACAAGTAGTAGAGCTTATCCCTAAAAATTATGCAACAAATTACATTATCGAAAAACCGCTTTTAGCCAAATATCTGCGAATTGGGCTGCAAAAACTAAATATTTGTCCTTCTATTTCATCCTGA
- the moaC gene encoding cyclic pyranopterin monophosphate synthase MoaC, producing the protein MTQDNFPSNFGNLTHLDDRGQAQMVDVSEKAPTIRQAVAAAKVRMLPTTFAAIQAGNVPKGDVLGTVRLAGIMAAKQTSALIPLCHPLPLQKIAIEVTPDPELPGYEIQATVKTKAETGVEMEALTAVSIAALTLYDMAKALEKSIQIESIRLISKSGGKSGDYSPPGQ; encoded by the coding sequence ATGACGCAAGATAATTTTCCATCTAATTTTGGCAACTTAACCCACCTAGATGATCGAGGACAAGCACAGATGGTGGATGTGTCTGAAAAAGCACCCACGATCCGCCAAGCAGTAGCCGCTGCCAAGGTGCGGATGCTGCCGACAACCTTTGCTGCAATTCAAGCCGGAAATGTGCCAAAAGGCGATGTGTTGGGGACTGTGAGGTTGGCTGGCATTATGGCGGCGAAGCAAACATCTGCCTTAATTCCCTTATGTCATCCGTTACCTTTGCAAAAAATTGCGATCGAGGTTACACCCGATCCCGAACTACCTGGTTATGAAATTCAAGCCACAGTCAAAACCAAAGCTGAAACCGGGGTAGAGATGGAAGCTTTAACTGCCGTTTCTATTGCGGCTTTAACTTTATACGATATGGCCAAAGCTTTGGAAAAGTCGATTCAAATTGAATCAATTCGGTTAATCAGTAAAAGTGGCGGGAAATCAGGAGATTATTCCCCGCCAGGGCAATAA
- a CDS encoding NACHT domain-containing protein produces MVKRSLQASLTGIQQARTAFGRKGWTQDNLAAEVNLKTRQPIWRFFSGRAVERHTFIEICMVLELNWRQIAINPPAEFLELEEYIQPPVLDIDALVRQVRSQRFEKIQDQCGILQLLDISRPVAIDDIYIDVNILEEIASQQYLEITELQNLDPKEFDRFGLGEANQNQIPGTQAVETHSKLRVLGKPGVGKTTFLQHLAIQCNQGAFAGNQVPIFITLRNFAQESKINNQFSLLNYIRQEFLTSGIYDPSVIETLLNAGRVLLLLDGMDEVVNQQSNAVLGEIRRFSEKYHKNQLVATCRTAAQRLRLRGFTDVEIAPFTSEQIIAFAQKWFVAFSKTNTEDGQAQSVEFIQKLDLAENWQFRQLVITPLFLHLACWVFHGQEKFPTKRTDFYKQGLDLLLGKWDEARGIERDNVYRGFLLPQKLKLLSQIAAATFEQGQYFFEQRVVEQYIGDYIQNLTKVPMDAEELQIESEAALKAIEAQHGLLAERARGIFSFSYLAFQEYFTARKIVASHNLQALEQALGGLVSHITDPHWREIFLLTATMLRSADSLVQLMKQQIDALVGEDPYLQEFLTWASQKSRTIPTQPKDATVRAFYLALTRTPHIASHFALASSLDQGMFLDAALDNLLLECAIDGSQDFAHIHACGDALSNILGIVLDVGLYKSLQQLSDQFPNCRQSQERFQLWWQTNYSAWAEQLKMTIVNYRNINHQWQFSAEQQQVLQRYYDANQLLLDCLHSNCEVTPAIREEIEATLLLPQKEIEDREWQ; encoded by the coding sequence ATGGTCAAGCGATCGCTCCAAGCATCACTCACTGGAATTCAACAGGCTAGAACAGCCTTTGGTCGCAAGGGTTGGACACAAGACAATCTAGCAGCAGAAGTCAACCTCAAAACTAGACAACCAATTTGGCGGTTTTTCAGTGGTCGTGCCGTTGAGCGTCATACCTTTATTGAAATTTGTATGGTGTTGGAACTGAATTGGCGGCAGATTGCGATTAATCCTCCGGCAGAATTCTTAGAGCTGGAAGAATATATCCAGCCCCCTGTTTTAGATATTGATGCATTAGTGCGACAAGTGCGATCGCAACGCTTCGAGAAAATTCAAGACCAGTGTGGTATCTTGCAGTTATTGGATATCAGCCGTCCTGTTGCGATCGATGACATATATATAGATGTGAATATTTTGGAGGAAATAGCCAGTCAACAATACTTAGAAATCACTGAACTGCAAAACCTCGATCCCAAAGAATTTGACCGTTTTGGCTTAGGTGAAGCTAACCAGAATCAGATACCTGGTACACAGGCAGTTGAAACACATTCCAAACTCAGGGTGCTAGGTAAACCAGGAGTAGGTAAAACCACCTTTTTGCAACATCTTGCCATTCAGTGTAACCAAGGCGCATTTGCCGGGAATCAAGTGCCAATCTTCATCACACTGAGGAATTTTGCCCAAGAGTCTAAGATTAACAACCAGTTCAGCCTATTAAACTACATCCGCCAGGAGTTTCTCACATCTGGAATTTACGATCCCTCAGTCATAGAAACCTTGCTAAACGCAGGCAGAGTATTACTATTGCTTGATGGCATGGATGAAGTTGTTAACCAACAAAGCAATGCTGTCTTAGGCGAAATTCGCAGATTTTCAGAGAAGTATCACAAAAATCAGTTGGTGGCTACCTGTCGAACAGCAGCTCAAAGACTCAGACTCCGGGGCTTTACCGATGTTGAAATTGCCCCATTTACCTCAGAACAAATCATCGCCTTTGCTCAAAAATGGTTTGTGGCCTTTAGCAAAACTAACACTGAAGATGGTCAGGCACAGTCCGTTGAGTTTATTCAAAAGCTGGACTTAGCTGAAAACTGGCAATTTCGCCAACTAGTCATCACACCCCTATTTCTGCATCTTGCCTGCTGGGTGTTCCACGGTCAAGAAAAATTTCCCACTAAGCGCACTGACTTTTATAAACAAGGTTTAGACCTGCTGTTGGGTAAATGGGATGAAGCCAGAGGTATTGAACGGGATAACGTTTACCGGGGGTTTTTATTACCACAAAAGCTCAAATTGTTAAGTCAGATTGCAGCAGCGACATTTGAGCAAGGTCAGTACTTTTTTGAGCAACGCGTCGTTGAGCAATACATCGGTGACTATATTCAGAATTTGACTAAAGTGCCGATGGATGCAGAAGAACTACAAATAGAAAGCGAAGCAGCACTTAAAGCGATCGAAGCTCAACATGGGTTACTAGCAGAACGGGCGCGGGGAATTTTTTCCTTCTCCTATCTGGCTTTTCAAGAATACTTCACAGCAAGGAAAATCGTTGCCAGCCATAACCTACAGGCATTAGAGCAAGCCCTGGGAGGTTTGGTCAGTCATATCACTGACCCACATTGGCGGGAAATCTTCTTGTTAACCGCTACCATGCTCCGGAGTGCAGACTCTCTGGTACAGTTGATGAAGCAACAGATTGATGCACTGGTTGGCGAAGATCCTTATTTACAAGAGTTTTTGACCTGGGCTAGCCAAAAGTCCCGCACTATTCCAACCCAACCAAAAGATGCGACAGTTCGAGCATTTTACCTTGCCTTAACTCGGACTCCTCACATAGCTTCTCACTTTGCCCTAGCCAGCAGCCTGGACCAGGGGATGTTTCTAGATGCGGCATTAGATAACCTACTACTGGAGTGTGCAATTGATGGTAGCCAAGACTTTGCCCACATCCACGCCTGCGGAGATGCTCTCTCGAATATTTTAGGCATTGTTTTGGATGTTGGACTTTATAAATCTCTGCAACAACTCTCCGACCAATTTCCAAATTGTCGTCAAAGTCAAGAACGGTTTCAGCTATGGTGGCAGACAAACTATTCAGCTTGGGCTGAACAGTTAAAGATGACGATCGTTAATTATCGCAACATCAACCATCAGTGGCAATTTAGCGCTGAACAACAGCAAGTTTTGCAACGCTACTATGATGCCAATCAATTATTACTTGATTGCTTGCATAGCAATTGTGAAGTGACGCCTGCGATCAGAGAGGAAATTGAAGCCACCTTATTGTTGCCTCAAAAGGAAATTGAAGACAGGGAATGGCAATAG
- a CDS encoding DUF3181 family protein, whose protein sequence is MAKTNTAELLEALAAEIGENVYIDVAKWHLYLSNAKLHTLVAEQLYPLITSNTVSEDRVTQVLQSITVKIGGGKRELPLIDFLPLQCQVNLVDILEKYQREI, encoded by the coding sequence ATGGCTAAGACTAACACCGCAGAACTACTTGAAGCCCTAGCAGCTGAAATTGGTGAAAACGTCTATATAGACGTTGCCAAATGGCATCTTTATTTATCTAATGCCAAACTGCATACACTTGTTGCCGAACAACTATATCCTTTAATTACTTCCAACACTGTAAGTGAAGACCGAGTTACACAAGTCTTGCAATCAATTACAGTAAAAATTGGTGGCGGCAAACGTGAACTGCCTTTAATCGATTTCCTGCCGTTGCAATGCCAGGTCAACTTAGTAGATATTTTGGAAAAATATCAACGCGAAATTTAA
- a CDS encoding histidine phosphatase family protein, translating to MSQIVWIARHANRLDFVNPDWFLTAERRYDPPLSDDGMVQAQQLAKRLKGEKIAHIFASPFLRTVQTANAVAEVLNLPIKLETGLSEWLNPAWMTEEPERLSTPALAELFQRIDIGYTPRIGVNYPETHEKVRERSGQTARCLANEFFPQDILLVAHGASVLGAAMGLVGEIAKTEVKASLCSLVKVVRQEPEWLLELKGDTSHLTHIEEVIRFA from the coding sequence ATGAGTCAAATAGTCTGGATTGCAAGACACGCCAACCGCCTCGACTTCGTAAACCCTGATTGGTTTCTCACCGCCGAAAGACGCTACGATCCACCTTTGTCTGATGATGGTATGGTTCAAGCCCAACAGTTAGCAAAGCGCTTAAAAGGAGAAAAGATTGCCCATATTTTTGCTTCTCCCTTCTTGCGAACCGTACAAACAGCAAACGCAGTTGCAGAAGTTCTCAACTTACCAATCAAACTCGAAACAGGTTTGAGTGAATGGCTAAATCCAGCTTGGATGACAGAAGAACCTGAAAGACTCTCAACTCCAGCCTTAGCAGAATTATTCCAGAGAATTGATATTGGCTACACTCCGCGCATCGGCGTCAATTATCCTGAAACTCACGAAAAAGTACGAGAACGTTCTGGACAAACTGCTAGATGTCTAGCCAATGAATTCTTCCCACAGGATATTCTGCTAGTAGCGCATGGTGCATCTGTGTTGGGCGCAGCAATGGGGTTGGTGGGGGAAATTGCCAAAACCGAAGTCAAAGCTTCTTTATGTTCTTTGGTAAAAGTGGTGCGTCAGGAACCAGAATGGTTATTAGAACTAAAGGGAGATACTTCCCATTTAACTCACATAGAAGAAGTTATTCGATTCGCTTAA
- a CDS encoding 3'-5' exonuclease: MKTKRSHYYLIVDLEATCCDSGTVPRHQMEIIEIGAVMLNRATWEIDSEFQQFIQPVRHPHLTVFCTELTSIRQQDVDEAPKFLEAISRFKEWIDLFPNHIFCSWGNYDKKQFIQDCAFHNFPYPFSSEHINIKEEFSEYLGVSKKFGMAQALNELGIELKGTHHRGIDDARNIASIYRHMGTGDWGLGTGNKEPKG; the protein is encoded by the coding sequence ATGAAAACTAAAAGATCCCACTATTATTTGATAGTTGATTTGGAGGCTACATGCTGTGACAGTGGCACTGTTCCCCGTCATCAAATGGAAATCATCGAAATCGGTGCAGTGATGCTCAATCGAGCAACTTGGGAAATTGATTCAGAGTTTCAGCAATTTATCCAACCTGTTAGACATCCACATCTGACAGTTTTTTGCACAGAATTGACTAGTATTCGCCAGCAAGATGTTGATGAAGCACCAAAATTTCTAGAGGCGATTTCTCGCTTTAAAGAATGGATTGATTTATTTCCCAATCATATTTTTTGTTCTTGGGGTAATTACGATAAAAAGCAATTTATTCAAGATTGCGCCTTTCATAATTTTCCTTATCCTTTTAGTTCAGAACACATAAACATCAAAGAGGAATTTTCCGAATACCTTGGCGTGTCTAAAAAATTTGGTATGGCACAAGCTCTCAATGAGTTGGGGATAGAATTGAAAGGCACACATCATCGTGGCATTGATGATGCCCGTAACATTGCATCAATCTACAGACATATGGGGACTGGGGACTGGGGATTGGGGACTGGGAATAAGGAGCCAAAGGGATGA
- a CDS encoding C40 family peptidase: MSFNLKSQIQNLKSGEYQCLADLNLYDSPECTRLATQAASGRHLWVTSNHQNSAVEVYLREDDYPGWVSFSDLGVLQPATVLYQAATFSESEIQKLLAEVIDFTQKAMQQSNYYLWGGTVAPNYDCSGLMQAAFASVGVWLPRDAYQQEGFTQPITIAELAAGDLVFFGTSQKATHVGLYLADGYYIHSSGKEQGRNGIGIDILSEQGDAVSQSYYQQLRGAGRVFKSYEPQRR; the protein is encoded by the coding sequence ATGTCCTTTAATCTAAAATCCCAAATCCAAAATCTAAAATCAGGAGAGTATCAGTGTCTAGCTGACTTGAACTTATACGATTCTCCTGAGTGTACCCGCTTAGCAACTCAAGCCGCATCTGGGCGACATTTATGGGTAACATCAAATCATCAGAATTCGGCGGTTGAGGTGTATTTGCGTGAAGATGACTATCCGGGATGGGTATCTTTTTCAGATTTGGGTGTATTACAACCTGCTACTGTACTTTATCAGGCTGCAACATTTTCTGAATCTGAAATTCAAAAACTGCTCGCAGAGGTTATCGATTTTACCCAAAAAGCGATGCAACAATCAAATTATTACCTTTGGGGTGGTACCGTAGCGCCAAATTATGATTGTTCGGGGTTAATGCAAGCGGCGTTTGCTTCGGTGGGTGTTTGGTTACCGAGAGATGCTTATCAACAGGAAGGATTTACTCAACCAATTACCATTGCAGAATTAGCAGCTGGGGATCTGGTATTTTTTGGAACTAGTCAAAAAGCAACCCATGTGGGGCTTTATTTGGCGGATGGTTATTACATTCATAGTTCTGGGAAGGAACAGGGACGCAATGGAATTGGGATTGATATTCTTTCGGAACAGGGGGATGCTGTTAGTCAGTCGTACTATCAGCAGCTGCGAGGTGCTGGTAGAGTTTTTAAAAGTTACGAACCACAGAGACGCTGA
- a CDS encoding glucokinase: MTLLLAGDIGGTKTILRLVETSDSQSLHTIYQESYHSADFPDLVPIVQRFLAKANTPLPDKACFAIAGPIVKNTAKLTNLVWFLDTERLQLELGIPYISLINDFAAVGYGIFGLQKQDLHTLQPGKSQPEAPVAIIGAGTGLGQGFLIKTGNYYQVFPSEGGHADFAPRNEIEFQLLKYLLGKHDIQRISVERVVSGMGVVAIYQFLRDRKFATESPDIAQIVRTWEQEAGQEEKSVDPGAAIGTAALQKRDRLSEQTLQLFIDAYGAEAGNLALKLLPYGGLYIAGGIAPKILPLIQNSDFLLNFTQKGRMRSLLEEIPVYIILNSQVGLIGAALCAARL; this comes from the coding sequence ATGACTTTGTTACTTGCGGGAGATATCGGCGGTACGAAAACTATTCTGCGATTGGTTGAAACATCCGATTCGCAAAGCTTACACACTATTTATCAGGAAAGTTACCACAGTGCAGATTTTCCGGATTTAGTACCCATAGTGCAACGGTTTTTGGCTAAAGCTAACACACCATTACCAGATAAAGCTTGTTTTGCGATCGCCGGTCCCATTGTCAAAAATACTGCTAAGCTGACAAATTTAGTCTGGTTCCTGGATACCGAACGTCTACAACTTGAGTTGGGTATCCCGTACATTTCTTTGATTAACGACTTCGCCGCCGTCGGCTATGGGATTTTTGGTTTACAAAAACAAGATTTGCACACGTTACAACCTGGTAAATCTCAACCAGAAGCCCCCGTTGCCATTATTGGCGCTGGTACCGGCTTAGGGCAAGGATTTTTAATTAAAACGGGAAATTACTATCAAGTCTTTCCCTCAGAAGGCGGACACGCTGATTTTGCTCCCCGTAACGAAATCGAGTTTCAATTGTTGAAATACCTGCTGGGTAAACATGATATCCAGCGCATTTCTGTGGAACGGGTGGTTTCAGGAATGGGAGTTGTGGCAATTTACCAATTTTTGCGCGATCGCAAATTTGCTACTGAATCACCAGACATCGCCCAAATCGTCAGAACTTGGGAACAAGAAGCCGGACAGGAAGAGAAAAGCGTCGATCCTGGTGCTGCCATTGGTACAGCCGCACTCCAAAAACGCGATCGCCTCTCCGAACAAACCTTGCAATTATTCATAGACGCTTATGGTGCAGAAGCCGGGAATCTCGCCCTCAAACTCCTACCTTACGGTGGCTTGTACATCGCTGGTGGAATTGCGCCCAAAATTCTGCCATTAATTCAAAACAGCGATTTCTTATTGAACTTCACCCAAAAGGGTAGGATGCGATCGCTCCTCGAAGAAATACCCGTGTATATTATTCTCAACTCCCAAGTCGGGCTAATAGGTGCTGCTTTATGTGCTGCTAGGTTATAA
- a CDS encoding glycosyltransferase family 2 protein, with translation MGSGLVYEGLNGAISAIVPDVSVVVPIHNEVESLPFLLEAIASTLSSSQISYEIICVDDGSTDGSGKFLKEEAQTRSDLKAVILRRNYGQTAAMAAGFHYALGKAIVSLDADLQNDPADIPMLLAKLDEGYDLVSGWRQKRQDGAVNRLLPSKIANWLIRSTTSVNIHDYGCSLKAYRAELLADMNLYGELHRFLPALAYIEGARITEMPVRHHARRFGSSKYGIWRTFRVLMDLLTILFMKKFLTRPMHVFGLLGLISMVSGTVIGIYLTFIKLAFGEMIGNRPLLILAVLLLVTGVQLFCFGLLAELLMRTYHESQGRPIYRVREVVAKKVN, from the coding sequence ATGGGGAGTGGGTTGGTTTATGAAGGGTTGAATGGGGCGATTTCGGCAATTGTCCCAGATGTTTCGGTGGTGGTGCCGATACATAATGAAGTGGAAAGTTTACCGTTTTTATTAGAGGCGATCGCATCTACATTATCTTCTAGTCAGATAAGTTATGAAATCATTTGTGTAGACGATGGTTCTACGGATGGTTCCGGGAAATTTCTCAAGGAAGAAGCGCAAACCCGTTCTGATTTAAAGGCGGTGATTTTGCGTCGCAACTACGGCCAAACTGCGGCTATGGCTGCTGGATTTCATTATGCACTAGGTAAAGCGATCGTTTCTTTGGATGCTGACTTGCAAAATGACCCAGCTGATATTCCGATGTTATTGGCTAAGCTGGATGAAGGTTACGATTTGGTGAGTGGTTGGCGACAAAAACGCCAAGATGGTGCGGTAAATCGCTTACTTCCTTCTAAAATTGCTAACTGGCTAATTCGCAGCACCACTAGCGTGAATATTCATGACTATGGTTGTTCGCTCAAAGCTTATCGTGCAGAACTCTTAGCAGATATGAACCTCTACGGGGAATTACATCGGTTTTTACCTGCTTTGGCATATATTGAAGGAGCGAGAATTACTGAAATGCCCGTGCGTCATCACGCCCGCCGCTTTGGTAGCAGTAAGTATGGAATTTGGCGAACTTTTCGGGTGTTGATGGATTTGTTAACCATTTTGTTTATGAAAAAGTTCCTCACACGCCCGATGCATGTTTTTGGGCTGTTGGGCTTGATTTCAATGGTTTCGGGGACGGTAATCGGCATTTATTTGACGTTCATCAAATTAGCTTTCGGTGAGATGATTGGCAATCGCCCTTTACTGATTTTGGCAGTTCTGTTGCTTGTAACTGGAGTGCAGTTGTTTTGCTTTGGCCTTTTAGCAGAATTGCTCATGCGTACATATCATGAATCCCAAGGACGGCCTATCTATCGCGTGCGAGAGGTGGTAGCAAAAAAGGTTAACTAA
- a CDS encoding MFS transporter codes for MKLFNTFDTELRYNLLILFTAGLLFWSSLTSLLPTLPLYFEYVGATKQEIGIVAGSFAVGLLLTRPMLGRLADERGRKFVLLIGTIVAAIAPFGYLATQSIGLLILVRIFHGVSIAAFTTGYSALVADLAPPEKRGEIIGYMTLATPIGLAIGPALGSYLEATTGYGVLFLFAAELGFVALLAIVQVTNPPIQTTEQTQDNNQKFWQILSSPRVRVPTLIMLLVGLSAGTVHTFVSLFIKSTQIDFNGGLFFTVGAIASFSIRVLAGKASDRLGRGLFITIGIICYTLALILLWQAQSVSSFLLAAIFEGAGGGTVIPMTVTMMADRSLPQERGRVFAICVTGFDLGIAIAAPLLGSIAEVVGYRNMFGYGAVITSLALVIFFTKSSKDISNSLRFALGRAPDTYALK; via the coding sequence TTGAAACTATTTAATACCTTTGACACCGAACTGCGGTACAACCTGCTGATTTTATTTACAGCAGGTTTATTATTCTGGTCGAGCTTGACTTCGCTCTTACCAACTCTACCGCTTTATTTTGAGTATGTGGGCGCAACTAAGCAAGAAATCGGGATTGTAGCGGGCAGTTTTGCCGTTGGTTTATTGCTAACTCGGCCGATGCTGGGACGATTAGCTGATGAACGTGGTCGAAAATTTGTCTTGTTGATTGGTACGATAGTAGCTGCGATCGCACCTTTTGGTTATTTGGCAACTCAATCCATTGGGCTATTGATCTTGGTGCGGATTTTTCACGGTGTTAGCATTGCCGCTTTTACCACTGGCTACAGTGCGTTAGTTGCAGATTTAGCTCCACCGGAAAAACGTGGTGAAATCATTGGTTACATGACTCTAGCAACTCCCATTGGTTTAGCAATTGGCCCTGCCTTGGGAAGCTATTTAGAAGCTACAACTGGTTACGGGGTGTTGTTTCTATTTGCTGCTGAGTTGGGTTTTGTCGCTCTCTTGGCAATTGTACAAGTCACGAATCCACCAATACAGACAACAGAGCAAACTCAAGACAATAATCAGAAGTTTTGGCAAATTCTCAGTAGTCCACGGGTGAGAGTTCCGACTTTAATAATGTTGCTGGTTGGTTTATCTGCGGGTACTGTACATACTTTTGTGTCGTTGTTCATCAAATCAACTCAGATAGATTTTAATGGTGGGTTATTTTTTACAGTTGGGGCAATTGCTAGTTTTAGTATCAGGGTATTGGCTGGTAAGGCCAGCGATCGCCTCGGTCGTGGTTTGTTTATCACCATTGGTATAATTTGTTATACTCTGGCGTTGATACTGCTGTGGCAGGCTCAGAGTGTAAGTAGTTTTTTACTGGCGGCGATTTTTGAAGGTGCTGGTGGTGGTACAGTTATACCGATGACTGTGACGATGATGGCAGACCGATCGCTCCCACAAGAACGGGGGCGAGTTTTTGCTATCTGCGTAACTGGGTTTGACCTGGGAATTGCGATCGCTGCTCCTCTTTTGGGTTCCATTGCAGAAGTTGTAGGCTATCGCAATATGTTTGGCTATGGTGCTGTGATAACTTCTCTGGCACTTGTGATTTTCTTCACCAAGTCCAGCAAAGATATCTCTAATTCCTTGCGCTTTGCACTAGGTCGCGCTCCAGATACATACGCTTTAAAGTAA